The following nucleotide sequence is from Trifolium pratense cultivar HEN17-A07 linkage group LG2, ARS_RC_1.1, whole genome shotgun sequence.
ACTATTGTGTAattatgagagagagagagagagagagagagagagagagagagaatgaaggAGGGAGAAGAAAGATATGAGAAAGAGCATAGTTATCGAGTAAAACTGAATGTTGATATTTTTGTCTATGTAGTTATCGTGTAAAAAGTTTAGAGTTTTTCCTCTATCTCAcctatatataagatttatagtTTGTCCTATGAAGTCCCtcatttcttaaaagaaaaacaaactaaCACTAAGAAACGTAGACAAgccactaaaaaaataaattaatttggatAAACTTCTCAACAAACTcttacaaaaaaagaaaaattgaaaatatcttGAAATAACTACGAGTGTTTTAAATAATAGCTTCTCACAGTTGTCATGTAAGTTAAAATAGCTTTTACATCTCAATTGTTTAACAAACTTTCTCGTTGAAGTTGAACAAAAATGGCTATCAAATTATAAGGGCTTTTCTGTGAGTATAAAGAACCAAGTAATTCTCTTAACTGAAAAACCCTCATGAGTTATAAACTAGTGAGGACAGTAAATAAGTTGTGACATTGATATAAGAAAaagaacttcaaaagaaagaatgTCGAGAGTAGATTATGGAATATTATTAAACCATTATCTGTTCTTAAACTAGTTGTCATCTTTAAAAAGACtaattgtcaaaaataatatGTTGAACTTCAACCAAAACCCTTGATATGTCTCATGAGCGAACTGTCGACATAGTGGACTGATGAAAAGGAAAGTGAGTAACTTCTCAATTTCATTTAAATTGGCAGTAATGGTCTTCACTCTTCAGTCAATTTATTTTATCCAAACGTCATTAGTTCAGTGTGTGCATGTGGGAGGAAGAGAGAGGATTTGAGAAAAATACCGATCAAACCATCTAATCCATGAGTAGAGAAAATTATCCACATTTTCTTGTTGACGTCTAACAAACAGCTCCACTAGCACCGCACCTCCAATACACAGAACAGGTTCAGGTAGCTTGAATGTTTGCAACTTATTTTCCTGTATAATGTCACCAATgcatttcaaatttcataaacACGCATAGAATACATTATACTAAAAAATGCAGTTCAAAAGGGATAAATTTCAAATCCCAGCTTGTTATATTCAGAAGGTTGCGTGAGGTTTCACCAATTAACAACTAAAGTACGCCTACATAGCATTGAAATTAGTCCCTGAGGGGAGTTTGGTCGAATAGAACAATTctgtgtatgtatgtatgtatgtgcgCGTGCCTGCGCAACTAATAAACTGTAAGATTTAGTCTTTgagtttaatatttaaaattatatatcgTGAATATgactgtgtgtgtgtgtactagGATACCTACAGAGGGAAAATAAATTCAAACCAAAACAAGAATTGCATGTATAAATGGATAACAcctagaaagaaagaaacaaattagATTAAACGCAAACACTTTTTAAGTCATTTGAAATGATAAAAGGAGAATATGCAAAACCTGTATGTTCATAGTCCAACTCACCTGAGACATTGGAAATATTGGTGAAGTATATCTCCATTCGTATTTCCTACAAAAAGTCAATGAATCATCAACAGCAGTCATTGATCCTATTTCCTCACCGCGTCTACGATAACCCAATCTAATCCGGATAGCCTTAGTTGTATACATGGGCAAGCCACTATCATAATATGCTGACAGCAATCACAAATTTTGTTAGCTGAAGAAAATGTACAGGATCAtcaacatcaaatatttttctgTTTAAATTGATATATAATTCACAGAGCTAACCTTGGAATGGTTGGACATTAATCTCCGTAACAAGACATAAATTTGAACAAAGCCGATACACCAAAGTCTCGTGTGGTGGGCCATTTTCAGTTTCGTCCCTTGGCTCCAATGTATTTGCAATTCCTTTAATGAAGTGTTCGATGCAATTTTTCTTCATAGGAGTGAAACCAAAAGCTAGGTGCGCATAGAGTTTATGATTTCTCTTAAGACAGTCCCATTTTGTATAATAATGCTTACGCTTGTCGCTATCAGGTTCAATCATGTAGTACTCAATGCTAGGAACAACACCAGATACCTCAGGAATCATTTTCAAGCATAGTTGCTTGCAGAGGCCATTCTCAATAACTGCAAAATATTTAGATTTCataattttatcatttgaaCAGAAAATAAAGCTAAAGAACATTGAGCAAATCAACGGCTTGTATATTATCAAATGAGGAAGAAACAAGTGACATATTGTTACAGGACAAGCCAATAAAGCATTAGAGAAGTTTAACTTTTAGAAGTAAGCcatcacaattcacaaactTAATATAACATACATAAAAACTTTCCAACTAAATAAgcctttaaaaaataatcacataatAAAATCATAGCACTGCAAGTAATAAAACTCAAATATCATACCAAAATGTTCCCAGGAGCTACAAACAGCTGAgacacgaacaaggtcaccaggATCATCCAAACAGGAGAACACCTTTATTGACAAGTCAGGTCCGAGCCATTGGATAAAATCCATGTTGGTTTTCATACTAGACATATTCTGAAGTATCAGAACCTGATTGCAAGCAAACGTAGTCTATTAATAACTGCAGAACAGCTACAGCTCAAAGCTGACAATAGAGATATCAAAAAACACAAACTAAAAAACTTGACAAACTTGGCCATTTTGAAGATAAATTCTGCAAGCACTCCATAGATTAATTTTTTAGGATTTCAAGGAAAATTGCATATTAATGAATTGAAATCAATTTCTTCTTTAAAAAGAAACGgaacgaaaaataaaaaataacaaaagttgAAAACTTTGGCAATCCCTAAAACATGATTAGCAGATATCACCTGAGGAAAATTATAAACCTAATTAAATTGTGTCACTTGAGAAATCACGAAACCAAAGaacgaaaaataaaataagggcaGTCAAATACGGCTGATGTGGGTTCAAACCATGGCATCGTGGGTACAAACACAGTCACTAGCAGtattttcaataaatattttgcaTTGATGACCAAATCAACCTAAATCTAAATCCAAATATAAAGATACGGAAGAGAGACATTCAACGGAGAAGGAAATTCATGCATGCATCCAGAAAACGTAAAGCTACAATGTTGCACACAGAAACTATGAACACACATATTGCTACGCATCGACAGGAAAAAGAGATGTGTACATAAACGgatgaaagatgaaaaggaattACCTTTCAGCAAAGAGAGTCTGAATGATAAGAGAAGAAACCCGAGAAAGTGAGAGAGCAAACAGAAGCAGATGAATGACAAAGGATTTAGAATTGTAGTGTCTTAAGGGCAACAAATCTTTCTAGATCGTTGACGTATCCCTCACAA
It contains:
- the LOC123909034 gene encoding F-box protein At4g00755-like isoform X5; this translates as MSSMKTNMDFIQWLGPDLSIKVFSCLDDPGDLVRVSAVCSSWEHFVIENGLCKQLCLKMIPEVSGVVPSIEYYMIEPDSDKRKHYYTKWDCLKRNHKLYAHLAFGFTPMKKNCIEHFIKGIANTLEPRDETENGPPHETLVYRLCSNLCLVTEINVQPFQAYYDSGLPMYTTKAIRIRLGYRRRGEEIGSMTAVDDSLTFCRKYEWRYTSPIFPMSQENKLQTFKLPEPVLCIGGAVLVELFVRRQQENVDNFLYSWIRWFDRTNERQGVNE
- the LOC123909034 gene encoding F-box protein At4g00755-like isoform X3, encoding MSSMKTNMDFIQWLGPDLSIKVFSCLDDPGDLVRVSAVCSSWEHFVIENGLCKQLCLKMIPEVSGVVPSIEYYMIEPDSDKRKHYYTKWDCLKRNHKLYAHLAFGFTPMKKNCIEHFIKGIANTLEPRDETENGPPHETLVYRLCSNLCLVTEINVQPFQAYYDSGLPMYTTKAIRIRLGYRRRGEEIGSMTAVDDSLTFCRKYEWRYTSPIFPMSQENKLQTFKLPEPVLCIGGAVLVELFVRRQQENVDNFLYSWIRWFDRLSPFEVVGKAVSPEFIVRIHQFGSTNERQGVNE
- the LOC123909034 gene encoding F-box protein At4g00755-like isoform X4, giving the protein MSSMKTNMDFIQWLGPDLSIKVFSCLDDPGDLVRVSAVCSSWEHFVIENGLCKQLCLKMIPEVSGVVPSIEYYMIEPDSDKRKHYYTKWDCLKRNHKLYAHLAFGFTPMKKNCIEHFIKGIANTLEPRDETENGPPHETLVYRLCSNLCLVTEINVQPFQAYYDSGLPMYTTKAIRIRLGYRRRGEEIGSMTAVDDSLTFCRKYEWRYTSPIFPMSQENKLQTFKLPEPVLCIGGAVLVELFVRRQQENVDNFLYSWIRWFDRLSPFEVVGKAVSPEFIVRIHQFGRKLWL
- the LOC123909034 gene encoding F-box protein At4g00755-like isoform X2; this translates as MSSMKTNMDFIQWLGPDLSIKVFSCLDDPGDLVRVSAVCSSWEHFVIENGLCKQLCLKMIPEVSGVVPSIEYYMIEPDSDKRKHYYTKWDCLKRNHKLYAHLAFGFTPMKKNCIEHFIKGIANTLEPRDETENGPPHETLVYRLCSNLCLVTEINVQPFQAYYDSGLPMYTTKAIRIRLGYRRRGEEIGSMTAVDDSLTFCRKYEWRYTSPIFPMSQENKLQTFKLPEPVLCIGGAVLVELFVRRQQENVDNFLYSWIRWFDRLSPFEVVGKAVSPEFIVRIHQFGRYSLLYIPHEHDEWECNCLFLGEHR